A genomic window from Silene latifolia isolate original U9 population chromosome Y, ASM4854445v1, whole genome shotgun sequence includes:
- the LOC141632770 gene encoding uncharacterized protein LOC141632770 yields MEVLSKYLRNLCQHPHVSHHPKCHALNLTHLIFADDLMIFTRGDLPSVAAVSDALHEFAQVSGLFANPDKTNVYFGRVPPYPQEKILNTTGFTKGSFPFRYLGLPLNTVRLSTAMFDPLVIAVQKAVTHWSAHLLSYAGKVQLLNSVVLGLTTFWCSSVSLPRHITKKISKLCKDFFWGIHCGERRHVFKSWKDISSPLSTGGFNIKDLEVWNISLLSRWVYLLAQNHSGLWAHWVQHYTFKGSDIWHIQSKIYFPYSFKAILIARDLLLSRAGSIFNAQTLMHSWSAAGKMSLHHAYLFLRNAPAAGPWTCSLTHSSISPSHKIICSFAVQNQLATLDNLHRRGICHVRRCVLCETNLETCDHLFFHCPFSRAIWQALLHWMGILRHGKGLMEEMLYRSSYGVKHWRHVWFMVSLVAAVHQLWAERNRRIFQGTKQPYRGLVQKIKYLVSVRMFLWHSLPDYKRIVASICS; encoded by the coding sequence ATGGAAGTTCTCTCCAAATACCTTAGAAATCTTTGTCAACATCCTCATGTTTCTCACCATCCTAAATGTCATGCTCTGAACCTCACTCACCTaatttttgctgatgatctcatgaTCTTCACCCGTGGAGATTTGCCTTCTGTTGCAGCTGTCTCTGATGCTTTACATGAGTTTGCTCAAGTCTCTGGACTATTTGCTAATCCTGATAAAACTAATGTCTATTTTGGTAGGGTCCCTCCTTATCCGCAGGAAAAGATTCTTAACACTACTGGTTTTACTAAGGGTTCTTTCCCTTTCAGGTATCTTGGTTTGCCTCTCAATACTGTTAGGCTTTCTACTGCAATGTTTGACCCCCTTGTTATAGCTGTTCAAAAAGCTGTCACCCACTGGTCTGCTCATCTCCTTTCTTATGCTGGGAAAGTTCAGCTCCTTAATTCTGTTGTCCTTGGCCTGACTACTTTCTGGTGCTCTAGTGTTTCCCTTCCAAGGCATATTACTAAGAAGATTTCCAAACTCTGTAAGGACTTTTTCTGGGGTATTCATTGTGGTGAAAGAAGGCATGTTTTTAAAAGTTGGAAGGACATCTCCTCTCCTCTTTCTACTGGGGGCTTCAATATTAAAGATCTTGAAGTTTGGAATATTTCCCTCCTGAGCAGATGGGTCTATTTGCTTGCTCAGAATCATTCAGGGCTTTGGGCTCACTGGGTGCAGCATTATACTTTCAAGGGCTCTGATATTTGGCACATTCAATCCAAAATTTACTTCCCTTATAGTTTTAAAGCTATCCTCATTGCTAGAGATTTATTACTCAGCAGAGCTGGTAGCATTTTTAATGCTCAAACTTTGATGCATAGCTGGTCTGCTGCAGGCAAGATGTCTTTACATCATGCCTATCTTTTCCTGAGGAATGCTCCTGCTGCTGGGCCCTGGACCTGTTCTCTTACCCATTCCAGCATTTCTCCTAGTCATAAGATCATTTGCTCCTTCGCTGTGCAGAATCAGCTTGCTACACTTGATAATCTGCACAGAAGGGGCATTTGCCATGTTAGAAGATGTGTGCTTTGTGAAACCAATTTAGAGACTTGTGACCATTTGTTTTTCCATTGTCCTTTCTCTCGAGCTATTTGGCAAGCTTTGTTGCATTGGATGGGCATTCTTCGGCATGGGAAAGGTCTTATGGAGGAAATGCTCTATAGAAGCTCTTATGGAGTAAAGCATTGGAGACATGTGTGGTTTATGGTCTCTCTGGTGGCTGCAGTTCATCAACTTTGGGCTGAAAGAAATAGGCGCATTTTTCAAGGGACAAAACAGCCGTATAGGGGGCTTGTTCAGAAAATTAAGTACCTGGTTTCTGTCAGGATGTTCTTATGGCACTCTCTTCCTGACTATAAACGTATAGTAGCAAGCATTTGCTCTTAG